Proteins encoded by one window of Cinclus cinclus chromosome 14, bCinCin1.1, whole genome shotgun sequence:
- the HRH2 gene encoding histamine H2 receptor: protein MDLCYNHTSSQKRMDFHLQLLVGFFLVILIVITLCGNIIVCLAITLDRRLRSLTNCFIVSLAITDLLLGLLVLPFSAFYELAREWPFGSILCNIYTSLDVMLCTASILNLFMISLDRYFAVTTPLRYCQVVTPSRVAVGLVVIWTVSLMVSFLPIHLGWNTNGTAVQNTEPTCNTECTLAVNPVYGLVDALLTFYIPLVIMCITYYRILKIAREQAKRINHTWGNTPMPPMVKEHKATVTLAVVLGAFIVCWFPYFTVFTYRGVWGDSRVKGTPMSIVLWLGYANSALNPILYGTFNRDFRLAYQHLLHCWRTGHSRNSHLPPLQKAQPRGRQEGKPLKLEVRNEKGTLLADGALKSTGAFL, encoded by the coding sequence ATGGATCTGTGTTACAACCACACAAGCTCTCAAAAAAGGATGGACTttcacctgcagctgctggtcGGGTTCTTCCTCGTCATCCTCATCGTGATCACTCTCTGTGGTAACATCATTGTCTGCCTGGCCATCACCCTTGACCGCCGGCTCCGGAGCTTGACAAACTGCTTCATTGTCTCCTTGGCCATCACAGATCTACTGCTGGGCCTTCTGGTGCTGCCATTCTCCGCTTTCTATGAACTCGCCAGGGAGTGGCCCTTTGGCAGCATTTTGTGCAACATCTACACCAGCCTGGACGTCATGCTGTGCACAGCCTCCATCCTCAACCTCTTCATGATCAGCCTGGATCGCTACTTTGCTGTCACCACCCCGCTCCGCTACTGCCAGGTGGTCACTCCCTCTCGGGTGGCCGTGGGTTTGGTTGTTATTTGGACCGTTTCACTGATGGTCTCCTTCCTACCCATCCACCTGGGCTGGAACACCAACGGGACAGCAGTGCAAAACACAGAGCCCACCTGCAACACGGAGTGCACGCTGGCGGTGAATCCTGTGTACGGGTTAGTGGATGCCTTGCTCACCTTCTACATCCCTTTGGTCATCATGTGCATCACCTACTACCGGATACTCAAGATAGCAAGGGAGCAAGCCAAGAGGATAAACCACACGTGGGGCAACACACCCATGCCACCCATGGTGAAAGAGCACAAAGCCACCGTGACCCTGGCAGTGGTGCTGGGAGCGTTCATCGTGTGCTGGTTCCCCTATTTCACTGTGTTCACCTACCGGGGGGTGtggggggacagcagggtcaAAGGCACACCCATGTCCATTGTTCTCTGGCTGGGCTATGCCAACTCAGCCCTGAACCCCATCCTCTATGGGACATTCAACAGGGATTTCCGACTGGCATACCAGCACTTGCTGCACTGCTGGAGGACGGGACATTCCAGGAACTCCCACCTGCCTCCCCTCCAGAAGGCCCAacccaggggcaggcaggagggtAAACCCTTGAAACTGGAGGTGAGGAACGAGAAGGGGACCCTGCTTGCTGATGGAGCTCTCAAGAG